From Cellulophaga lytica DSM 7489, a single genomic window includes:
- a CDS encoding zinc-dependent alcohol dehydrogenase family protein, with the protein MKAMLLNSYGENANFEVSEIAKPEVTANHVLVKIAASSVNTIDTMIKNMGNDLPLSPATPALLGMDFSGIVEAVGDGVEGFNVGDEVYGCAGGLADLPGTLAEYIVADSNLVAHKPKGLTMRETAALPLVAITAYEGLTRAGVEAGQKVLVHGGSGGVGHLAVQLAKYFGAEVFATGTGENQKAIVEKFGATFIDFKTEKVADYTAKYTDGGFDVVFDTVGGPNLTNSIEAVALNGHISTTVSLCELDLTPLHFKGATLHVVFMLIPMLHNFKRDVHGNVLERLAEISNEGHLTPIVDENSFSLEQVGDAYAHLQSGKAIGKIVVEN; encoded by the coding sequence ATGAAAGCAATGTTATTAAACAGTTACGGAGAGAATGCAAATTTTGAAGTTTCAGAAATAGCGAAACCAGAAGTTACCGCAAATCACGTTTTAGTAAAAATAGCGGCATCTAGTGTAAATACTATAGACACTATGATTAAAAATATGGGTAATGATTTGCCTTTGTCACCTGCAACTCCAGCATTATTGGGAATGGATTTTTCAGGTATTGTAGAAGCAGTTGGTGATGGTGTAGAAGGTTTTAATGTTGGTGATGAAGTATATGGTTGTGCAGGCGGACTTGCAGATTTACCAGGTACATTAGCAGAATACATTGTAGCAGATAGCAACCTTGTGGCTCACAAACCAAAAGGATTAACAATGCGCGAAACTGCAGCCTTACCATTAGTAGCTATTACAGCTTATGAAGGTTTAACTAGAGCAGGCGTAGAAGCAGGTCAAAAAGTATTGGTACACGGTGGTTCTGGTGGTGTAGGTCACTTAGCGGTACAATTGGCAAAATATTTTGGTGCAGAAGTTTTTGCTACTGGTACAGGAGAAAACCAAAAAGCAATTGTAGAAAAATTTGGTGCAACCTTTATTGACTTTAAAACTGAAAAGGTAGCAGATTACACAGCAAAATATACCGATGGTGGTTTTGATGTTGTTTTTGATACAGTTGGTGGTCCAAACCTAACCAATTCTATTGAAGCGGTTGCCTTAAACGGACACATTTCTACAACAGTATCATTATGTGAGTTAGATTTAACACCGTTACACTTTAAAGGAGCTACATTACACGTAGTATTTATGTTAATACCAATGTTACATAATTTTAAAAGAGACGTTCACGGAAATGTATTAGAGCGTTTAGCAGAAATTTCTAACGAAGGACACTTAACTCCAATTGTAGATGAAAACAGCTTTTCTTTAGAACAAGTTGGTGATGCTTACGCACATTTACAAAGTGGTAAAGCTATTGGTAAAATAGTAGTAGAAAACTAA
- a CDS encoding NAD(P)H-dependent oxidoreductase — protein MKKILVLFSHPNFEKSRANSILIEKIKEKEGVTIHDLYERYPDFNVDVAVEKELLNSHDIIIWHHPLYWYSCPPLMKQWMDMVLEFGWAYGPNGTALYGKKCLNVITTGGTRAVYCKEGTNSFSVNEFLRPFEQTANLCGMYYYPPFTVMGTHKIEEEALHSYAHQYDNLLDLLKQDLTLEEIGEFSFLNDIPQLNT, from the coding sequence ATGAAAAAAATATTAGTTTTGTTTTCTCACCCTAACTTTGAAAAATCTAGGGCGAACTCTATTTTAATTGAAAAAATTAAAGAAAAAGAAGGGGTTACAATACATGATTTGTATGAACGTTACCCAGATTTTAATGTAGATGTAGCTGTAGAAAAAGAACTTTTAAATTCTCATGATATAATTATTTGGCACCATCCTTTGTATTGGTATAGTTGCCCTCCTTTAATGAAACAGTGGATGGATATGGTTTTAGAATTTGGTTGGGCTTACGGTCCTAATGGTACCGCTTTGTATGGTAAAAAGTGCTTAAATGTTATAACAACAGGTGGTACAAGAGCTGTTTATTGTAAAGAAGGTACCAATAGTTTTTCTGTAAATGAGTTTTTACGTCCTTTTGAGCAAACAGCAAATTTGTGTGGTATGTATTACTATCCACCATTTACCGTTATGGGAACGCATAAAATTGAAGAAGAAGCATTACATAGTTACGCACATCAATATGATAATTTATTAGATTTACTTAAGCAAGACTTAACTTTAGAAGAAATAGGTGAATTTTCATTTTTAAACGATATACCACAATTAAATACATAG
- a CDS encoding AraC family transcriptional regulator, whose product MPRTIIENIVIQEYKEQTFFEFCKYTTIRFFEIVYFEKGTGTIKINGKTVNYSANSIFVFVPDDIYIVNPESATTTVAIKFLKSFFRGDAPQNANLPINDWFRKIEGILNSESHQLREMRFETESDKIHLISLIKMVAAENDKKKSYDLFIIQNSLSVILHLIARNIQFLNADMSTKIVESSKIQQIINFIHANIYNSELLTTKNLAEEFHMADNYISEYFKKHTDVSLKKYILNYKLKLVETRLKYTDLQFSEIAMELGFTDSSHLNKTFQSYKGMTIGAYKASISA is encoded by the coding sequence ATGCCACGTACCATAATTGAAAATATTGTAATTCAAGAATACAAAGAGCAAACGTTTTTTGAATTTTGTAAATACACAACCATTCGGTTTTTTGAAATTGTTTATTTTGAAAAAGGTACAGGGACCATTAAAATTAATGGTAAAACGGTAAACTATTCGGCTAACAGTATTTTCGTTTTTGTGCCAGATGATATTTATATTGTAAATCCGGAATCGGCAACTACAACTGTAGCCATTAAGTTTTTAAAGAGCTTTTTTAGGGGAGATGCTCCGCAAAATGCAAATCTTCCAATTAACGATTGGTTTCGTAAAATTGAAGGTATTTTAAACAGTGAAAGTCATCAATTACGTGAAATGCGTTTTGAAACGGAATCGGACAAAATACACCTAATATCACTGATAAAAATGGTGGCTGCGGAAAACGATAAAAAGAAATCGTATGATCTCTTTATCATTCAAAATTCACTTTCTGTAATTCTTCATTTAATTGCGCGTAACATTCAGTTTTTAAATGCCGATATGAGTACCAAAATTGTTGAATCGTCTAAAATTCAGCAAATCATCAATTTTATTCACGCTAATATTTACAATTCAGAATTGCTTACCACCAAAAACTTGGCAGAAGAGTTTCATATGGCGGACAATTATATTAGTGAGTACTTTAAAAAGCATACCGATGTTTCTTTAAAAAAGTACATTCTTAACTACAAATTAAAACTGGTAGAAACCCGTTTAAAATATACCGATTTGCAGTTTTCAGAAATTGCAATGGAATTAGGGTTTACAGACTCTAGTCACCTTAACAAAACTTTCCAAAGCTACAAGGGGATGACTATTGGGGCGTATAAGGCTAGTATTTCTGCATAA
- a CDS encoding enoyl-CoA hydratase/isomerase family protein, translating into MDYKNFQTFTAKQTGGILTIDINFGPVNVQGQEMLADLSSLCLRLERDRSVKVVVFESSNPDYWVCHYDTNLLRDMSIEAVPRNEVQLLDLQAVLERLSKVPQATIAKIEGFARGGGHEMALALDMRFAARGRAKFMQMEVGMGILPCGGGASRMARQAGLGKALEIILGARDWDADEAEKFGTINKALDADEIGPYVNALAERISKFPADSIAASKRAVYASIDLPIKEALKEEAYQLFQATSRTPAVKRFQYADDNGAQFDHNNQKNWEQMVMDIQEVN; encoded by the coding sequence ATGGACTACAAGAATTTTCAAACATTTACGGCAAAACAAACAGGAGGAATTTTAACAATTGATATCAACTTTGGACCAGTAAACGTACAAGGACAAGAAATGTTAGCAGATTTAAGCAGCCTTTGTTTACGATTAGAAAGAGATAGAAGTGTAAAAGTAGTCGTTTTTGAATCTTCTAATCCAGATTATTGGGTGTGTCATTATGATACCAACTTGCTTAGAGATATGTCTATAGAAGCAGTACCAAGAAACGAAGTACAGTTATTGGACTTACAAGCTGTTTTAGAACGCTTAAGCAAAGTACCACAAGCAACTATAGCAAAAATTGAAGGTTTTGCGCGTGGTGGCGGACACGAAATGGCATTGGCTTTAGATATGCGTTTTGCAGCCAGAGGAAGAGCCAAATTTATGCAAATGGAAGTAGGTATGGGCATTTTACCCTGTGGTGGTGGAGCTTCACGTATGGCAAGACAAGCAGGATTAGGAAAAGCATTAGAAATAATATTAGGAGCAAGAGATTGGGATGCTGATGAAGCTGAAAAATTTGGAACCATAAACAAAGCTTTAGACGCTGATGAAATAGGACCTTATGTGAATGCTTTGGCAGAACGTATTTCAAAATTTCCGGCAGATTCTATTGCAGCTAGCAAACGCGCAGTTTATGCGTCTATAGACTTACCAATTAAAGAGGCTTTAAAAGAAGAAGCGTACCAATTGTTTCAGGCAACAAGTAGAACACCAGCCGTTAAGCGTTTTCAATATGCAGATGATAACGGTGCCCAGTTTGACCATAACAACCAAAAGAATTGGGAGCAAATGGTGATGGATATTCAAGAAGTAAATTAA
- a CDS encoding L-dopachrome tautomerase-related protein — protein MKKKASLVLSLIISIMVTQAQNTLAELEIYATVDQAVGNITFTNSGDLVYSHHPFFSPDIRVVKFDKKTNTTTPFPNLKWNTPRETDDNYLSNVLGIRNDENGVIWMIDMAQRNNVTPKIVGWNTKTDKLERLYYLPESSVPSISQPNDMVVDTKHGYFIIADEGIGKGGDGSKAAFIIVDMKTGKTRRVLEGTRTTKPENTPTVINGKHLAVNGKDLLIGNDGITADANFEYIYYGPLNGPKIYRIKTLDLVNETFTDVELDAKIETYSNKPNNGGMSIDKEGNIYLTALETKSVAVVLAKDRSVKTMVQDENMVWPDGVSYNHADGYMYVSAAQVNMGAPFNDGKSVATKPFYIFRFKPIVKGVAFR, from the coding sequence ATGAAGAAAAAGGCAAGTTTAGTATTAAGTTTAATCATTTCAATTATGGTTACACAGGCTCAAAATACTTTAGCAGAATTAGAAATATACGCAACCGTAGACCAAGCAGTTGGTAATATCACATTTACTAATTCAGGAGATTTGGTTTACAGTCATCATCCATTTTTTTCTCCGGATATAAGAGTGGTGAAGTTTGATAAAAAAACGAATACGACAACGCCTTTTCCTAATTTAAAATGGAATACACCACGAGAAACCGATGATAATTACTTGAGCAATGTTTTAGGAATCCGTAATGATGAAAATGGTGTTATCTGGATGATAGATATGGCGCAACGTAACAATGTAACGCCAAAAATTGTAGGTTGGAATACAAAAACTGATAAATTAGAACGTTTATATTACTTGCCAGAGTCAAGTGTACCTTCAATTAGCCAACCTAATGATATGGTGGTTGATACCAAACACGGTTATTTTATTATTGCCGATGAAGGTATTGGTAAAGGAGGAGATGGAAGCAAGGCAGCTTTTATCATCGTAGATATGAAAACGGGAAAAACACGTCGGGTTTTGGAGGGTACACGTACTACAAAACCAGAAAATACCCCAACGGTTATAAATGGTAAGCATCTGGCAGTAAACGGTAAAGATTTGTTGATTGGTAATGACGGAATTACTGCCGATGCTAATTTTGAATACATTTACTACGGACCGTTAAACGGACCAAAAATCTATCGTATTAAAACACTGGATTTGGTAAATGAAACGTTTACAGATGTCGAATTAGATGCTAAAATTGAAACCTATTCTAATAAGCCTAATAATGGAGGAATGTCTATTGATAAAGAAGGAAACATTTACTTAACAGCTTTGGAGACTAAAAGCGTAGCTGTAGTTTTAGCAAAAGACCGAAGTGTAAAAACTATGGTGCAAGATGAGAATATGGTATGGCCAGATGGTGTTAGTTACAATCACGCAGATGGGTACATGTATGTTTCAGCCGCACAGGTAAATATGGGAGCTCCTTTTAATGATGGTAAAAGTGTAGCGACCAAGCCTTTTTATATTTTTAGGTTCAAGCCTATTGTTAAAGGCGTTGCTTTTAGATAA
- a CDS encoding DUF4437 domain-containing protein, producing the protein MKKTILLALAIATTAYTSAQTPTTDPAKSENEVVTADNVEWGWLNPLRGDKSPAAGKLWGDRTKNEPAGFLVKFKKGFSSPPHIHNITYRGVVIQGLLHNDDEKAEKQWLPAGSYWQQPAGEAHITAADDNENMAFLDIQEGPYLVQPTSEAFDNGERPINVDKTNMVWLNANDIEWVSAKSNVETAFLWGSHEENQLRATLLRLPAGFSGKIKNLSPNFRAVVISGGITHQFSKKDAKNELQPGSYFGAKKGATSKISTEKETVIYIRSNGNFEVK; encoded by the coding sequence ATGAAAAAAACAATATTACTTGCATTAGCAATAGCAACAACGGCATATACAAGTGCACAAACACCAACAACGGATCCTGCCAAATCTGAAAATGAGGTGGTAACGGCAGACAATGTAGAATGGGGTTGGTTAAATCCGTTACGTGGAGACAAAAGTCCGGCTGCCGGAAAACTTTGGGGAGATCGTACAAAGAATGAACCTGCAGGTTTTTTAGTGAAATTTAAAAAAGGATTTTCATCGCCTCCACACATTCACAACATCACTTATAGAGGTGTTGTAATACAAGGTTTATTACACAATGACGATGAAAAAGCAGAAAAACAGTGGTTGCCAGCAGGATCTTATTGGCAGCAACCAGCAGGAGAAGCACATATTACAGCTGCTGATGATAATGAAAATATGGCTTTTTTAGATATTCAAGAAGGACCGTATTTAGTACAACCAACATCGGAAGCTTTTGATAATGGCGAAAGACCTATTAATGTAGACAAAACCAATATGGTTTGGCTAAATGCTAACGATATTGAATGGGTTTCTGCAAAGAGTAATGTTGAAACTGCTTTTTTATGGGGAAGCCACGAGGAAAATCAATTGCGTGCAACACTTTTAAGGTTACCAGCAGGCTTCAGTGGAAAAATCAAAAATTTGAGTCCTAATTTTAGAGCAGTTGTTATTTCTGGTGGTATAACTCATCAGTTTTCTAAAAAAGATGCTAAAAATGAGTTGCAGCCTGGTTCTTATTTTGGAGCTAAAAAAGGTGCTACATCAAAAATTTCAACAGAAAAAGAAACAGTTATTTACATAAGAAGTAACGGTAATTTTGAAGTGAAGTAA
- a CDS encoding TfoX/Sxy family protein, with product MAVSDGFLKYVLDQLKLDNITSKKMFGGVGLYCNELMFCLLYEDVVALKIDDTNIKKYIDAGETPIKVFKNRTPIPSYYTVPTSVLENKNVFTVWAKESYQIQLNKNNIS from the coding sequence ATGGCTGTTTCTGATGGGTTTTTAAAGTATGTTTTAGATCAATTAAAGTTAGATAATATTACGTCAAAGAAAATGTTTGGGGGTGTAGGACTGTATTGTAATGAACTAATGTTTTGTTTACTTTATGAAGATGTTGTAGCGCTAAAAATAGATGACACCAACATAAAAAAATATATAGACGCAGGAGAAACACCTATTAAAGTATTTAAAAACAGAACTCCTATACCATCATATTATACAGTGCCTACTTCAGTTTTAGAAAATAAAAATGTTTTTACAGTTTGGGCAAAAGAATCTTACCAAATACAATTAAATAAAAATAATATATCATAG
- a CDS encoding SDR family NAD(P)-dependent oxidoreductase codes for MKHILITGSTDGIGKLLALRLAKEGHYIAIHGRSESKLTLTLKEIKEQANTDNVIGFLADFSDLNDVKKMASEVILKMPKIDVLVNNAGVLISNGKSTTTDIRLLVNYFAPYVLTNGLLANLKASDAPRIVNLSSAAQSTVNIQALEGKTSLGANEAYAQSKLALTMWSFYLAVQEPSITVVAVNPGSLLNTKMAKEAYGQHWSPADKGVDILYDLSMTDLAKTGKYFDNDKGTYASAHSDAYDTNKIEKLIEVTISNLV; via the coding sequence ATGAAACATATATTAATTACAGGAAGCACAGACGGTATAGGCAAATTATTAGCCTTACGTTTAGCTAAGGAAGGACATTATATTGCCATTCATGGTAGAAGTGAATCTAAATTAACATTAACCTTAAAAGAAATAAAAGAGCAAGCTAATACAGATAATGTAATTGGTTTTTTAGCAGATTTTTCGGATTTAAATGATGTGAAAAAAATGGCTAGTGAAGTTATTTTAAAAATGCCAAAGATTGATGTATTAGTGAATAATGCCGGTGTTTTAATTTCAAATGGAAAAAGCACAACTACAGACATTAGATTACTGGTAAATTATTTTGCTCCTTATGTATTAACCAATGGATTATTAGCAAATTTAAAAGCATCAGACGCACCAAGAATTGTGAATTTAAGTTCTGCTGCACAGTCTACGGTTAACATACAAGCATTAGAAGGTAAAACTAGTTTAGGTGCCAATGAAGCATATGCACAGAGTAAATTAGCGTTAACAATGTGGAGTTTTTATTTAGCAGTACAAGAGCCTTCAATTACAGTAGTAGCTGTAAATCCAGGTTCTTTATTAAATACAAAAATGGCAAAAGAAGCATACGGACAACACTGGTCTCCTGCAGATAAAGGTGTAGATATTCTTTATGATTTAAGTATGACGGATTTAGCTAAAACAGGCAAGTATTTTGATAATGATAAAGGTACATATGCATCAGCGCACTCAGATGCTTATGACACAAATAAAATTGAAAAATTAATTGAAGTTACAATATCTAATTTAGTGTAA
- a CDS encoding monovalent cation:proton antiporter-2 (CPA2) family protein, translating into MTGSILFEAIVFLLGAIICVSIAKRLGLSSVLGYLFAGVLIGPYVLGFIGKEGEDILHFAEFGVVMMLFLIGLEIEPKNFWKMRKTIVGMGGLQVAGTMLISYFLFSLLGFDWKVALTFSMAVALSSTAIALQTIKEKGLLNTTFGASSFSILLFQDIIVIFMLGALPLLANTTNKVSENTSGHANLLQNLPLGLQTLAILVSVVLIIVTGKYLIVPMLRKVAKTGVRELLIAAALLIVFGISFLMELVGLSPALGAFLGGVVLSNSEFKHELESTLEPFKNLLLGLFFMAVGASINFVVIAKSPFIVGGILVGVIVLKSLVLYITATVFKLKLNQKLQLSFTLSQVGEFAFVLLSFAFSLHILEQNQLDIMLVVTALTMTVTPIIGMINERVILPRLGTKESIKRPMDHIAKSQKIILVGFGHFGSTIGRFLRTHGVEATILDHDSNRVDFLRKMGFEVYYGDATRTDLLESAGIAEANILICAMDNPDVIKKLAKTVKNKYPQVKLMVRAKNRYAAYEFLNMDIDHIYRESLETSLKLASEVLSQMGFRKYTLQRQIQNFIKYDEDSLRRLAKETKIGDDSYIFKARKELEQQEKLLEQDFKRGVVEFDGHWDAEKIRISLNKNKAIKNA; encoded by the coding sequence ATGACAGGTAGTATTCTTTTTGAGGCTATTGTTTTTTTATTAGGGGCAATTATTTGTGTTTCTATAGCCAAACGCTTAGGACTAAGTTCTGTACTTGGCTATTTGTTTGCTGGTGTTTTAATAGGACCTTATGTTTTAGGTTTTATTGGAAAAGAGGGTGAAGACATATTGCACTTTGCAGAGTTTGGAGTGGTAATGATGCTTTTTTTAATTGGTTTAGAAATAGAACCCAAAAATTTCTGGAAAATGAGAAAAACCATTGTAGGTATGGGTGGCTTACAAGTAGCTGGTACAATGCTAATTTCTTATTTTTTATTTTCTCTATTGGGTTTTGATTGGAAAGTGGCGCTAACATTTTCAATGGCAGTAGCATTGTCATCTACAGCAATAGCATTACAAACAATTAAAGAAAAAGGGTTATTAAATACAACATTTGGTGCTTCATCTTTCTCTATACTACTGTTTCAGGATATTATAGTAATTTTTATGTTGGGTGCATTGCCATTGTTAGCAAATACAACTAATAAAGTGTCTGAAAATACCTCTGGACACGCTAATTTATTGCAAAATTTGCCTTTAGGTTTGCAAACACTAGCAATACTAGTTTCTGTAGTTTTAATAATTGTTACAGGTAAATATTTAATAGTACCAATGTTGCGTAAGGTTGCAAAAACAGGAGTTAGAGAACTACTTATAGCTGCTGCCTTACTTATTGTTTTTGGAATCTCATTTTTAATGGAATTAGTAGGTTTGAGTCCAGCATTGGGTGCTTTTTTAGGTGGCGTAGTTTTGTCTAACAGTGAGTTTAAACACGAGTTAGAAAGTACTTTAGAGCCCTTTAAGAATTTACTATTAGGTTTGTTTTTTATGGCTGTTGGAGCATCTATTAACTTTGTAGTTATAGCTAAAAGCCCGTTTATTGTAGGCGGTATTTTAGTGGGGGTTATAGTACTAAAATCTTTGGTACTTTATATAACAGCTACTGTATTTAAACTTAAATTAAATCAGAAATTACAACTAAGTTTTACATTATCGCAGGTAGGAGAGTTTGCGTTTGTTTTGTTATCTTTTGCTTTTTCATTACATATTTTAGAGCAAAACCAGTTAGATATTATGTTGGTAGTTACTGCCTTAACAATGACAGTAACGCCAATTATAGGTATGATTAATGAACGCGTTATATTACCACGTTTAGGAACTAAAGAGTCTATAAAAAGACCTATGGACCATATTGCCAAATCCCAGAAGATAATTTTAGTAGGTTTTGGACATTTTGGTAGTACAATTGGTCGTTTTTTGCGTACACACGGAGTAGAAGCTACAATTTTAGATCACGACTCTAATCGTGTTGATTTTTTACGTAAAATGGGTTTTGAAGTTTATTACGGTGATGCCACACGTACAGATTTGTTAGAATCTGCAGGTATTGCAGAAGCTAATATTTTAATATGTGCTATGGATAACCCAGACGTTATTAAAAAATTGGCTAAAACAGTAAAGAACAAATATCCACAGGTTAAACTTATGGTACGTGCAAAAAATAGGTATGCTGCTTATGAGTTTTTAAATATGGATATAGATCATATTTACAGAGAATCTTTAGAAACATCATTAAAATTGGCTAGTGAAGTTCTTAGTCAAATGGGTTTTAGAAAGTATACGTTACAACGACAAATACAAAACTTTATAAAGTATGATGAAGATAGCCTAAGACGATTAGCAAAAGAAACTAAAATAGGAGATGATAGCTATATTTTTAAAGCCAGAAAAGAATTAGAACAGCAAGAAAAACTGTTGGAACAAGACTTTAAAAGAGGTGTTGTTGAGTTTGATGGACATTGGGATGCAGAAAAAATTAGAATTTCATTAAATAAAAATAAAGCAATTAAAAATGCTTAA
- a CDS encoding alkene reductase: MSNQNLLKPYTKNIELKNRVVMAPMTRSRATNKEKAATDELQGLYYEQRASAGLLITEGSQVSKKAVGYINTPGIYSSEQVEGWKKVTKRVHNKGGKIFIQLWHVGRMSHPDFHNGELPLAPSAINPNEKSYTEEGFKDTVTPKAMTISEIKATIQDFKNAASNAVKAGFDGVEIHSSNGYLFHQFFTATSNTRTDEYGGSIENRSRFFFEVLDEMKQVIPQEKIGVRFNPSLNGLFGITMDEETIPTFEYIIKKLNDYNLAYVHLSEPFTDVSNIPFAVTEIAKHFRPLYNGTLMINSGFDKESGNKVIENGYADLVAYGKPYISNPDLVERFRDNVALAEWDESTFYVPGEKGYTDYERATK, translated from the coding sequence ATGAGTAATCAAAATTTACTAAAACCATATACTAAAAATATAGAACTTAAAAACAGAGTTGTAATGGCTCCAATGACTCGTAGTCGTGCTACAAATAAAGAAAAGGCGGCTACAGATGAGCTGCAAGGACTCTATTATGAGCAAAGAGCTTCTGCAGGGTTGCTAATTACAGAGGGTTCTCAGGTATCAAAAAAGGCTGTAGGTTATATAAATACACCAGGTATATACTCTAGCGAACAAGTAGAAGGCTGGAAAAAAGTTACCAAACGTGTGCATAATAAAGGTGGTAAAATCTTTATACAATTGTGGCACGTAGGTCGTATGTCTCATCCAGATTTTCATAACGGAGAATTACCACTAGCGCCATCTGCCATAAACCCTAATGAAAAATCTTATACAGAAGAGGGTTTTAAAGATACTGTTACGCCAAAAGCAATGACAATATCAGAAATAAAAGCAACAATACAAGATTTTAAAAATGCTGCTTCAAATGCTGTAAAAGCAGGTTTTGATGGTGTAGAAATTCATTCTTCTAACGGTTATTTGTTTCATCAGTTTTTTACAGCAACGTCTAATACCAGAACAGATGAGTACGGAGGTAGTATAGAAAATAGATCTCGTTTTTTCTTTGAAGTTTTAGATGAAATGAAACAAGTAATTCCGCAAGAAAAAATAGGCGTACGTTTTAATCCTTCTTTAAATGGGCTATTTGGTATTACTATGGATGAAGAAACTATACCTACGTTTGAATATATTATAAAAAAATTGAACGATTATAATTTAGCATATGTTCATTTATCAGAACCATTTACAGATGTGTCTAACATACCATTTGCGGTTACAGAAATAGCAAAACATTTTAGACCGTTATACAACGGAACATTAATGATTAATTCTGGCTTTGATAAAGAATCAGGGAATAAGGTAATAGAAAATGGTTATGCAGATTTGGTGGCTTATGGTAAACCATATATATCTAACCCGGATTTGGTAGAGCGTTTTAGAGATAATGTGGCACTTGCAGAGTGGGATGAAAGTACTTTTTATGTTCCAGGAGAAAAAGGATATACAGATTATGAAAGGGCAACCAAGTAA